The following coding sequences lie in one Aricia agestis chromosome 18, ilAriAges1.1, whole genome shotgun sequence genomic window:
- the LOC121735921 gene encoding male-specific lethal 3 homolog isoform X3 → MVSTRGLRYKFSEGERVLCYEPDPTKAKVLYDSKVLEVIESKDKRGRRTVEYLIHFQGWNSSWDRCVSEDFVLKDTEENRQLQRDLAEKSQLQLGAYLYRRERKKGSTSNSGAGAAKRVRHGFSDDGSTSSTPPDDGEIGDTDSSSGSGSSAQPQSPPNPHAGRASITLQSALRLNLLREVADGLRVYFDFVLRSHLLYRRERQQYADLCGQFADDREIKSSPDDEKENYSQEELMMLMELRSPRLPDYSHLPPDPDDHYEEDMQDDDQNNDDEERSETHDKKPESLCEESSSQGRESTSQGRETSQGRESNSQGRETSQGRETSQGRETNSQGRDTNSQDRETNNKGGESNSQSRETNSRDSKQEKPESRSGNVARRLRSHKSAVSQSENDAPSTSADHKTFETLSSSVGSSGSSVSEAWASRRPAAPAPPTPATTRTPLSQLLDKVGKWQIVPRENTEHLPCRVYGAIHLARLFVKLPDFLNATQMPDLKLKLILKHIDVFVHYLEDHSEWFGEMYYINDGISRSH, encoded by the exons ATGGTATCTACAAGAGGATTACGCTATAAGTTTAGTGAAGGTGAAAGAGTACTATGCTATGAACCAGATCCGACGAAAGCAAAAGTGCTCTACGATTCCAAG GTTTTAGAGGTGATAGAGAGTAAAGACAAGCGTGGACGTCGTACGGTGGAATATCTGATCCACTTCCAAGGCTGGAACTCGTCCTGGGACAGGTGTGTCAGCGAGGACTTTGTGCTGAAAGACACAGAGGAGAATCGGCAGCTGCAGCGGGATTTGGCAGAGAAGTCGCAGCTCCAATT AGGAGCATATCTGTATCGAAGAGAGCGCAAGAAGGGGAGCACTTCAAATTCTGGAGCTGGTGCTGCGAAGAGAGTGAGACATGGCTTCAGCGACGATGGCTCTACCAGTAGCACACCCCCAGATG ATGGAGAAATCGGTGACACTGACTCCTCATCGGGCTCAGGTTCCAGTGCACAGCCACAATCTCCACCTAACCCACATGCTGGGAGGGccagcattacattacaatctGCACTGAG GTTGAACCTGCTGCGCGAGGTGGCGGACGGCTTGCGCGTGTACTTCGACTTCGTGCTGCGCAGCCACCTGCTGTACCGCCGCGAGCGACAGCAGTACGCCGACCTGTGCGGACAGTTCGCCGACGA tcGCGAAATAAAGAGTTCACCTGACGACGAGAAGGAGAACTACAGCCAGGAGGAGCTGATGATGCTGATGGAGCTGCGCAGCCCGCGCCTACCCGACTACAGCCACCTGCCGCCAGACCCCGACGACCACTACGAGG AAGACATGCAAGATGACGACCAGAATAATGATGATGAGGAGAGAAGCGAAACACATGATAAGAAACCGGAGTCCCTCTGCGAGGAGAGCAGTAGCCAGGGCCGGGAGAGCACCAGCCAAGGCCGAGAAACCAGCCAAGGACGAGAAAGCAACAGCCAAGGACGTGAGACCAGCCAAGGCCGAGAAACCAGCCAAGGCCGAGAAACTAACAGCCAAGGTCGAGATACCAACAGCCAAGATCGGGAGACAAATAATAAAGGCGGGGAAAGTAATAGCCAAAGCCGAGAAACCAACAGCAGAGACAGTAAGCAGGAGAAACCAGAGTCCAGAAGTGGGAATGTAGCTAGAAG GTTACGGTCGCACAAGTCGGCAGTGTCGCAGTCTGAGAACGACGCGCCCTCCACCTCCGCCGACCACAAGACCTTCGAGACGCtctcatccag TGTGGGCAGTAGCGGATCGTCGGTCAGCGAGGCGTGGGCGTCCCGCCGGcccgccgcccccgcgcccCCCACACCCGCCACCACGCGCACGCCGCTCTCGCAGCTACTAGATAAG GTGGGCAAGTGGCAGATAGTGCCGCGCGAAAACACAGAACACCTGCCGTGCAGAGTCTACGGCGCCATACATCTAGCCAGACTGTTCG TGAAACTACCAGACTTTTTGAACGCAACACAGATGCCAGATTTAAAACTGAAACTGATATTAAAACATATTGATGTCTTCGTTCA CTATCTGGAAGACCACAGCGAATGGTTCGGCGAAATGTACTACATCAACGACGGTATATCTCGCTCACACTGA
- the LOC121735921 gene encoding protein male-specific lethal-3 isoform X4, which translates to MVSTRGLRYKFSEGERVLCYEPDPTKAKVLYDSKVLEVIESKDKRGRRTVEYLIHFQGWNSSWDRCVSEDFVLKDTEENRQLQRDLAEKSQLQLGAYLYRRERKKGSTSNSGAGAAKRVRHGFSDDGSTSSTPPDDGEIGDTDSSSGSGSSAQPQSPPNPHAGRASITLQSALRDRLTFDYHLVVKRGRLARLPASPCVAQILEGFVRWFARAGAWRTPARRHEPPPRPDMLDVTCRLNLLREVADGLRVYFDFVLRSHLLYRRERQQYADLCGQFADDREIKSSPDDEKENYSQEELMMLMELRSPRLPDYSHLPPDPDDHYEEDMQDDDQNNDDEERSETHDKKPESLCEESSSQGRESTKQEKPESRSGNVARRLRSHKSAVSQSENDAPSTSADHKTFETLSSSVGSSGSSVSEAWASRRPAAPAPPTPATTRTPLSQLLDKVGKWQIVPRENTEHLPCRVYGAIHLARLFVKLPDFLNATQMPDLKLKLILKHIDVFVHYLEDHSEWFGEMYYINDGISRSH; encoded by the exons ATGGTATCTACAAGAGGATTACGCTATAAGTTTAGTGAAGGTGAAAGAGTACTATGCTATGAACCAGATCCGACGAAAGCAAAAGTGCTCTACGATTCCAAG GTTTTAGAGGTGATAGAGAGTAAAGACAAGCGTGGACGTCGTACGGTGGAATATCTGATCCACTTCCAAGGCTGGAACTCGTCCTGGGACAGGTGTGTCAGCGAGGACTTTGTGCTGAAAGACACAGAGGAGAATCGGCAGCTGCAGCGGGATTTGGCAGAGAAGTCGCAGCTCCAATT AGGAGCATATCTGTATCGAAGAGAGCGCAAGAAGGGGAGCACTTCAAATTCTGGAGCTGGTGCTGCGAAGAGAGTGAGACATGGCTTCAGCGACGATGGCTCTACCAGTAGCACACCCCCAGATG ATGGAGAAATCGGTGACACTGACTCCTCATCGGGCTCAGGTTCCAGTGCACAGCCACAATCTCCACCTAACCCACATGCTGGGAGGGccagcattacattacaatctGCACTGAG GGACCGTCTTACCTTCGACTACCATCTCGTCGTAAAGCGTGGCCGCCTCGCGCGTCTGCCCGCGTCGCCGTGCGTCGCGCAGATACTGGAGGGCTTCGTGCGGTGGTTCGCGCGCGCCGGCGCCTGGCGCACGCCCGCGCGCCGCCACGAGCCGCCGCCCCGACCTGATATGCTGGACGTCACTTGCAG GTTGAACCTGCTGCGCGAGGTGGCGGACGGCTTGCGCGTGTACTTCGACTTCGTGCTGCGCAGCCACCTGCTGTACCGCCGCGAGCGACAGCAGTACGCCGACCTGTGCGGACAGTTCGCCGACGA tcGCGAAATAAAGAGTTCACCTGACGACGAGAAGGAGAACTACAGCCAGGAGGAGCTGATGATGCTGATGGAGCTGCGCAGCCCGCGCCTACCCGACTACAGCCACCTGCCGCCAGACCCCGACGACCACTACGAGG AAGACATGCAAGATGACGACCAGAATAATGATGATGAGGAGAGAAGCGAAACACATGATAAGAAACCGGAGTCCCTCTGCGAGGAGAGCAGTAGCCAGGGCCGGGAGAGCACC AAGCAGGAGAAACCAGAGTCCAGAAGTGGGAATGTAGCTAGAAG GTTACGGTCGCACAAGTCGGCAGTGTCGCAGTCTGAGAACGACGCGCCCTCCACCTCCGCCGACCACAAGACCTTCGAGACGCtctcatccag TGTGGGCAGTAGCGGATCGTCGGTCAGCGAGGCGTGGGCGTCCCGCCGGcccgccgcccccgcgcccCCCACACCCGCCACCACGCGCACGCCGCTCTCGCAGCTACTAGATAAG GTGGGCAAGTGGCAGATAGTGCCGCGCGAAAACACAGAACACCTGCCGTGCAGAGTCTACGGCGCCATACATCTAGCCAGACTGTTCG TGAAACTACCAGACTTTTTGAACGCAACACAGATGCCAGATTTAAAACTGAAACTGATATTAAAACATATTGATGTCTTCGTTCA CTATCTGGAAGACCACAGCGAATGGTTCGGCGAAATGTACTACATCAACGACGGTATATCTCGCTCACACTGA
- the LOC121735921 gene encoding male-specific lethal 3 homolog isoform X2, with translation MVSTRGLRYKFSEGERVLCYEPDPTKAKVLYDSKVLEVIESKDKRGRRTVEYLIHFQGWNSSWDRCVSEDFVLKDTEENRQLQRDLAEKSQLQLGAYLYRRERKKGSTSNSGAGAAKRVRHGFSDDGSTSSTPPDDGEIGDTDSSSGSGSSAQPQSPPNPHAGRASITLQSALRDRLTFDYHLVVKRGRLARLPASPCVAQILEGFVRWFARAGAWRTPARRHEPPPRPDMLDVTCRLNLLREVADGLRVYFDFVLRSHLLYRRERQQYADLCGQFADDREIKSSPDDEKENYSQEELMMLMELRSPRLPDYSHLPPDPDDHYEEDMQDDDQNNDDEERSETHDKKPESLCEESSSQGRESTSQGRETSQGRETSQGRETNSQGRDTNSQDRETNNKGGESNSQSRETNSRDSKQEKPESRSGNVARRLRSHKSAVSQSENDAPSTSADHKTFETLSSSVGSSGSSVSEAWASRRPAAPAPPTPATTRTPLSQLLDKVGKWQIVPRENTEHLPCRVYGAIHLARLFVKLPDFLNATQMPDLKLKLILKHIDVFVHYLEDHSEWFGEMYYINDGISRSH, from the exons ATGGTATCTACAAGAGGATTACGCTATAAGTTTAGTGAAGGTGAAAGAGTACTATGCTATGAACCAGATCCGACGAAAGCAAAAGTGCTCTACGATTCCAAG GTTTTAGAGGTGATAGAGAGTAAAGACAAGCGTGGACGTCGTACGGTGGAATATCTGATCCACTTCCAAGGCTGGAACTCGTCCTGGGACAGGTGTGTCAGCGAGGACTTTGTGCTGAAAGACACAGAGGAGAATCGGCAGCTGCAGCGGGATTTGGCAGAGAAGTCGCAGCTCCAATT AGGAGCATATCTGTATCGAAGAGAGCGCAAGAAGGGGAGCACTTCAAATTCTGGAGCTGGTGCTGCGAAGAGAGTGAGACATGGCTTCAGCGACGATGGCTCTACCAGTAGCACACCCCCAGATG ATGGAGAAATCGGTGACACTGACTCCTCATCGGGCTCAGGTTCCAGTGCACAGCCACAATCTCCACCTAACCCACATGCTGGGAGGGccagcattacattacaatctGCACTGAG GGACCGTCTTACCTTCGACTACCATCTCGTCGTAAAGCGTGGCCGCCTCGCGCGTCTGCCCGCGTCGCCGTGCGTCGCGCAGATACTGGAGGGCTTCGTGCGGTGGTTCGCGCGCGCCGGCGCCTGGCGCACGCCCGCGCGCCGCCACGAGCCGCCGCCCCGACCTGATATGCTGGACGTCACTTGCAG GTTGAACCTGCTGCGCGAGGTGGCGGACGGCTTGCGCGTGTACTTCGACTTCGTGCTGCGCAGCCACCTGCTGTACCGCCGCGAGCGACAGCAGTACGCCGACCTGTGCGGACAGTTCGCCGACGA tcGCGAAATAAAGAGTTCACCTGACGACGAGAAGGAGAACTACAGCCAGGAGGAGCTGATGATGCTGATGGAGCTGCGCAGCCCGCGCCTACCCGACTACAGCCACCTGCCGCCAGACCCCGACGACCACTACGAGG AAGACATGCAAGATGACGACCAGAATAATGATGATGAGGAGAGAAGCGAAACACATGATAAGAAACCGGAGTCCCTCTGCGAGGAGAGCAGTAGCCAGGGCCGGGAGAGCACCAGCCAAG GACGTGAGACCAGCCAAGGCCGAGAAACCAGCCAAGGCCGAGAAACTAACAGCCAAGGTCGAGATACCAACAGCCAAGATCGGGAGACAAATAATAAAGGCGGGGAAAGTAATAGCCAAAGCCGAGAAACCAACAGCAGAGACAGTAAGCAGGAGAAACCAGAGTCCAGAAGTGGGAATGTAGCTAGAAG GTTACGGTCGCACAAGTCGGCAGTGTCGCAGTCTGAGAACGACGCGCCCTCCACCTCCGCCGACCACAAGACCTTCGAGACGCtctcatccag TGTGGGCAGTAGCGGATCGTCGGTCAGCGAGGCGTGGGCGTCCCGCCGGcccgccgcccccgcgcccCCCACACCCGCCACCACGCGCACGCCGCTCTCGCAGCTACTAGATAAG GTGGGCAAGTGGCAGATAGTGCCGCGCGAAAACACAGAACACCTGCCGTGCAGAGTCTACGGCGCCATACATCTAGCCAGACTGTTCG TGAAACTACCAGACTTTTTGAACGCAACACAGATGCCAGATTTAAAACTGAAACTGATATTAAAACATATTGATGTCTTCGTTCA CTATCTGGAAGACCACAGCGAATGGTTCGGCGAAATGTACTACATCAACGACGGTATATCTCGCTCACACTGA
- the LOC121735921 gene encoding male-specific lethal 3 homolog isoform X1, which translates to MVSTRGLRYKFSEGERVLCYEPDPTKAKVLYDSKVLEVIESKDKRGRRTVEYLIHFQGWNSSWDRCVSEDFVLKDTEENRQLQRDLAEKSQLQLGAYLYRRERKKGSTSNSGAGAAKRVRHGFSDDGSTSSTPPDDGEIGDTDSSSGSGSSAQPQSPPNPHAGRASITLQSALRDRLTFDYHLVVKRGRLARLPASPCVAQILEGFVRWFARAGAWRTPARRHEPPPRPDMLDVTCRLNLLREVADGLRVYFDFVLRSHLLYRRERQQYADLCGQFADDREIKSSPDDEKENYSQEELMMLMELRSPRLPDYSHLPPDPDDHYEEDMQDDDQNNDDEERSETHDKKPESLCEESSSQGRESTSQGRETSQGRESNSQGRETSQGRETSQGRETNSQGRDTNSQDRETNNKGGESNSQSRETNSRDSKQEKPESRSGNVARRLRSHKSAVSQSENDAPSTSADHKTFETLSSSVGSSGSSVSEAWASRRPAAPAPPTPATTRTPLSQLLDKVGKWQIVPRENTEHLPCRVYGAIHLARLFVKLPDFLNATQMPDLKLKLILKHIDVFVHYLEDHSEWFGEMYYINDGISRSH; encoded by the exons ATGGTATCTACAAGAGGATTACGCTATAAGTTTAGTGAAGGTGAAAGAGTACTATGCTATGAACCAGATCCGACGAAAGCAAAAGTGCTCTACGATTCCAAG GTTTTAGAGGTGATAGAGAGTAAAGACAAGCGTGGACGTCGTACGGTGGAATATCTGATCCACTTCCAAGGCTGGAACTCGTCCTGGGACAGGTGTGTCAGCGAGGACTTTGTGCTGAAAGACACAGAGGAGAATCGGCAGCTGCAGCGGGATTTGGCAGAGAAGTCGCAGCTCCAATT AGGAGCATATCTGTATCGAAGAGAGCGCAAGAAGGGGAGCACTTCAAATTCTGGAGCTGGTGCTGCGAAGAGAGTGAGACATGGCTTCAGCGACGATGGCTCTACCAGTAGCACACCCCCAGATG ATGGAGAAATCGGTGACACTGACTCCTCATCGGGCTCAGGTTCCAGTGCACAGCCACAATCTCCACCTAACCCACATGCTGGGAGGGccagcattacattacaatctGCACTGAG GGACCGTCTTACCTTCGACTACCATCTCGTCGTAAAGCGTGGCCGCCTCGCGCGTCTGCCCGCGTCGCCGTGCGTCGCGCAGATACTGGAGGGCTTCGTGCGGTGGTTCGCGCGCGCCGGCGCCTGGCGCACGCCCGCGCGCCGCCACGAGCCGCCGCCCCGACCTGATATGCTGGACGTCACTTGCAG GTTGAACCTGCTGCGCGAGGTGGCGGACGGCTTGCGCGTGTACTTCGACTTCGTGCTGCGCAGCCACCTGCTGTACCGCCGCGAGCGACAGCAGTACGCCGACCTGTGCGGACAGTTCGCCGACGA tcGCGAAATAAAGAGTTCACCTGACGACGAGAAGGAGAACTACAGCCAGGAGGAGCTGATGATGCTGATGGAGCTGCGCAGCCCGCGCCTACCCGACTACAGCCACCTGCCGCCAGACCCCGACGACCACTACGAGG AAGACATGCAAGATGACGACCAGAATAATGATGATGAGGAGAGAAGCGAAACACATGATAAGAAACCGGAGTCCCTCTGCGAGGAGAGCAGTAGCCAGGGCCGGGAGAGCACCAGCCAAGGCCGAGAAACCAGCCAAGGACGAGAAAGCAACAGCCAAGGACGTGAGACCAGCCAAGGCCGAGAAACCAGCCAAGGCCGAGAAACTAACAGCCAAGGTCGAGATACCAACAGCCAAGATCGGGAGACAAATAATAAAGGCGGGGAAAGTAATAGCCAAAGCCGAGAAACCAACAGCAGAGACAGTAAGCAGGAGAAACCAGAGTCCAGAAGTGGGAATGTAGCTAGAAG GTTACGGTCGCACAAGTCGGCAGTGTCGCAGTCTGAGAACGACGCGCCCTCCACCTCCGCCGACCACAAGACCTTCGAGACGCtctcatccag TGTGGGCAGTAGCGGATCGTCGGTCAGCGAGGCGTGGGCGTCCCGCCGGcccgccgcccccgcgcccCCCACACCCGCCACCACGCGCACGCCGCTCTCGCAGCTACTAGATAAG GTGGGCAAGTGGCAGATAGTGCCGCGCGAAAACACAGAACACCTGCCGTGCAGAGTCTACGGCGCCATACATCTAGCCAGACTGTTCG TGAAACTACCAGACTTTTTGAACGCAACACAGATGCCAGATTTAAAACTGAAACTGATATTAAAACATATTGATGTCTTCGTTCA CTATCTGGAAGACCACAGCGAATGGTTCGGCGAAATGTACTACATCAACGACGGTATATCTCGCTCACACTGA